Proteins co-encoded in one Dama dama isolate Ldn47 chromosome 2, ASM3311817v1, whole genome shotgun sequence genomic window:
- the DBX1 gene encoding homeobox protein DBX1: protein MMFPGLLAPPAGYPSLLRPTPTLTLPQSLQSAFSGHSSFLVEDLIRISRPPAYLPRGSVPTPSMSPPRPGAPAALTDTGASDLGSPGPGSRRGGSPQTAVSPASEPTFLKFGVNAILSSAPRNETSPTLLQSVPPKTFAFPYFEGSFQPFIRSSYFPASSSVVPIPGTFSWPLAARGKPRRGMLRRAVFSDVQRKALEKMFQKQKYISKPDRKKLAAKLGLKDSQVKIWFQNRRMKWRNSKERELLSSGGCREQTLPTKLNPHPDLSDVGQKGPGDDDDEEDEGPGSPRPCLGYHASPADPRHLRDPRLEAPLPASPARSGSPDKASDFSDSEDEEEGEEEITVS, encoded by the exons ATGATGTTCCCTGGCCTCCTCGCGCCCCCCGCCGGGTACCCCAGCCTCTTGCGCCCCACGCCCACCTTAACGCTGCCCCAGTCCCTGCAGTCGGCATTTTCCGGTCACTCGAGCTTCCTGGTGGAGGATCTGATCCGCATCAGCCGACCCCCCGCCTACCTGCCCCGAGGCAGCGTGCCCACCCCAAGCATGTCGCCCCCTAGGCCGGGGGCCCCTGCGGCTCTCACAGACACCGGGGCCTCGGACCTGGGCTCCCCGGGCCCGGGCAGCCGGCGGGGCGGCTCACCGCAGACCGCCGTCTCCCCTGCCAGCGAGCCCACGTTTCTGAAGTTTGGAGTGAACGCCATCCTTTCCTCGGCGCCCAGAAACG AAACGTCTCCCACCTTGCTCCAGAGTGTCCCTCCCAAGACCTTTGCTTTTCCCTACTTTGAAGGCTCTTTCCAGCCTTTCATCAGATCGTCTTATTTCCCAG CGTCCTCCAGCGTCGTGCCCATCCCGGGGACCTTCTCCTGGCCACTGGCCGCCCGCGGCAAGCCTCGCAGGGGCATGCTGCGTCGAGCCGTGTTCTCCGACGTGCAGCGCAAGGCGCTGGAGAAGATGTTCCAGAAGCAGAAGTATATCAGCAAGCCGGACCGCAAGAAGCTGGCGGCCAAGTTGGGCTTGAAAGACTCCCAG GTGAAAATCTGGTTCCAGAACCGACGCATGAAGTGGCGGAACTCTAAGGAACGCGAGCTCCTGTCCAGCGGGGGCTGCCGCGAGCAGACCCTTCCCACCAAACTCAACCCGCACCCGGACCTCAGCGACGTGGGCCAGAAGGGTCCCGGGGACGATGACGACGAGGAGGACGAGGGCCCGGGCAGCCCCCGCCCCTGCCTGGGCTATCACGCGTCCCCCGCCGACCCTCGGCACCTGCGGGACCCGCGGCTGGAAGCGCCGCTGCCCGCCTCGCCCGCGCGCTCGGGCAGCCCCGACAAAGCTTCGGACTTCTCCGACTCCGAGGACGAGGAGGAGGGCGAGGAGGAGATCACGGTGTCTTAG